The Nitrospirota bacterium nucleotide sequence TCAAAGATCGCATCAAGGCCAAAATCGAACTCTCAAAGGAGGAGTTGGACGCCTTCTACGAGAAACATGCCCATGAACTCCTGACACCCTTGAAGGTCCAGGTATCGCAGATGTTGCTGCCCAATTTCCCCGCCGCGAAAGATCTCGAAAAACAGGTCAACCAGGGCGGCGACTTCGCCAAATTTGCGCAACGCTATTCCCTCGACAACAAAACGAAGGCCAAGGGGGGCGATCTTGGCCCCTATCACAAGGACTTGGTCATTCCCGAAGTTGACGATGTCATTCATACCCTCAAGCCCGGCATGGTCAGTGCCCCGATCAAGACGGACGCCGGCTATTACCTCGTCATGATCACGGCACTCGATAAGGAAATTATTCAGGCAGATTTGGCCGTTCGTGAGCGCCTCCGGCAAGAACTGCTCAACGAAAAACGCCGAAAACGTTTTGACGATGTGATCGCCGACATCCGCACAAAGGCGATCATCCGCCTCGCCGACGCCTCCCGCTACGTGGCCGACGACGTCGGCACACACTGACGCCTCGCGGATCGAGATGGCCTGCATTCCGACTCCTCAACGCCTTCACAAATCGTGTACAATCTCCCGGAACCTCGTCGACCGGCCGATCTCGACGGCATAGGACGAGCCTCCTATCCATAATCGCGTTCCGTCCGTTCATCACGATGACACCACACGGGTTACGACTCACAGTCTTCTTCGCATTTGCACTGATCGCACCGGCGGCCCTTCTTTCGGCCGCGCAGGTGGAAGATCGGATCGTGGCAATCGTCAACTCGGACCTCA carries:
- a CDS encoding peptidylprolyl isomerase; amino-acid sequence: MIRSSNGSINVVAVRLVCLLAGAIGGGLVLLTSCTPPPEESVLALVNGRQITQNEFETRWGELADATRARYEKDGGKRRFLDELITRELLMQEARKQGLDQNDAIRDRAQRYREQLILDELLKDRIKAKIELSKEELDAFYEKHAHELLTPLKVQVSQMLLPNFPAAKDLEKQVNQGGDFAKFAQRYSLDNKTKAKGGDLGPYHKDLVIPEVDDVIHTLKPGMVSAPIKTDAGYYLVMITALDKEIIQADLAVRERLRQELLNEKRRKRFDDVIADIRTKAIIRLADASRYVADDVGTH